From the Lathyrus oleraceus cultivar Zhongwan6 chromosome 3, CAAS_Psat_ZW6_1.0, whole genome shotgun sequence genome, the window CGAAGAAGAAGATTCAGTCGAAGAAAAAGCCAATGTTGATTTGATGGCAACTACAGATGATCCTGAAGGTTCTGAAGAACCAAAAGACAAGGTATTATCAGAATCAAAATCTGACTGCGATtctaaagaggtattttctaacctatctcgttctgatcttgaatcatgtctctctaaaatgctggaaaagtactgaagtcttcagagtaaatacaaggaccttaaacaagtctAAGTAATTACTTCTGAAACTTGATAtgagcttgagaaagatatttcctctttaaatgaaaacatattttctttagaaagtaacaactctactttgaaaatcaaaaattcaaaacTAGAGAGGAAATATTCTCATaagcttctggtactgattgTGTCATTAGATATAACAGAGCATTCTAGTACTTTCTAGCTAAAAACATAGATAGAAGAAAAATGGATTCTTTGATCTATAGAGTTAGAAGAAATGGcaagaaaggtttaggttgtatAGAAACTATAAAACCTGATgaaagtcagaaggtaaaaccaaaacctctctatgtgcatttTGTGCATGCTGGCACTGAGATTGATATTTCTGCATAGACACGGAAACGTACAAAGGATGAGAATTCagttctgaaacctaagtatcatgtacaaattccccatgattatcattatgctgaaagacccaaagttgtaagaaactctgggaaaaaTAACAAGAGAGGATccagaaagtgggtacctaaggataaaataatttatgttgcaTACATCCTTAGTAGCTCAGctgaaacaccagtcatggtatCTGGACAGTGGATGCTCGTGACATATGACATGCAGAAGGTCTATGTCCCAAGATTTGAAACTTCAGCCCGGAGGCTTCGCTGGTTTAAGAGGAAACCAtaaaggaaagatcattggctctagAAATATTGGTAAcggtaaacttccttctattactaatgttattttagttgatggtctgatgcataaccttttgtctattagtcaacttagtgacaatggttatgatatcatctttaatcaaaagtcttgtaaggttgttagtcagaaagatgatacaatcctttttaacgaaaaaagaaaaaataacatttacaaaatcagactttctgatcttgaggatcaaaatATAAAACGTCTAATGTTTGTTAATGAGGAGCAATGTGTATGGCATAGACGTTTGGTCCATGTTAGTATAAGAAGtatttctcagctaaataagcttggattatTCAAAGGCTTACCCAACCTGAAGttcgcttcagatgctctttgtgaagcatgtcataaaggcaagttttctaaaacatctttcaaagcgAGAACCGTTCtttctacctctagaccgttaGAAGTTATGCACATTGATCTGTTCAGACCAGTGAAAATTGCCTCtgtcaatggaaagaagtatggattagttattgttgatgactatagtcgttggacatgggtaaagttcttgaaacacaaggatgagtcacattttgtgttctctactttctgctcactattgcaaacagaaatgaactgcaaatagtcagagtcagaagtgatcatggtggcgaatttgaaaataaacattttgaaaatctttttgattcaaatggaattttccatgatttctcctgtcctagaactccacagcaaaatgaagttgtagaaaggaagaataggaaTTTGCAAGAAATGGCTCGCACCATGATTCAAGAAACTGACATGGCTAAGCATTTATGGGCAGAAGCAGTTAacacaacatgttatattcagaacatgatttctattagacctattatgggtaagactccttatgaattatggaagaacagaaagcccaacatttctttCTTTCACCCTTTTAGATGTgaatgttttatgttgaacactaaagagaatcttggcaaatttgattctaaagcacaaaagTTTTTACCGTTAGGATATTCTGAATGCTCCAAAGGCTACAAAATCTTTAACACTGAAACACaaattgttgaagaatcaattcatgttatATTCAAGGATgagcttgaccctgaaaagtcaaagttagttgagaattttgcagatttgaagatcaatctttcagaatccaaggatATTGATTCTAGAGAAAAAGACTCATAAGGAAAAGCTAAAGAATCTGAAGAAAACGACTCAAATACGATTCAACCAGAAGCTGTCGTTGGTCTAACTCATTATAAGAAGAGTAGATAAAGAACCCCCCATTCTGAAGAACTGATTCTGGGAGATAAAAATGCTCCAGTcagaactagatcttcattcaaaccttctaaagagactcttctaggtttggtatctctgatagaacccacatctattgatgaagctcttttggataatgaatggattatgactatgcaagaagaactgaatcaattcaccagCAATGATATTTGGGATCCTGTTTAGAAACTAAAgggtttccatgtcattggaaccaaatgggtcttcagaaacaagctcaatgagaaaTGTGAGGTTGTCATAAACAAGGCTCGAatggtagcacaaggttatagtcaggAAAAAGGTATATACTATACAAAAACCTTTGCTCGAGTTTCCAGGTTAGAGTCTTTTCGTCTTTTAATTTCGCttgcagtcaatcataacatcatcctttatcagatggatgttaagagtgcattcttaaatgaatatatttttgaagaagtatatgtgcatTAACCTCCTGGTTTTGTAAGCTCTCAAAATCATGactttgtttttaaactgaaaaagtcgttatatggtctgaaacaagctcctaaggcttggtatgatagactaagtaacttccttttggaaaataattttaccagagggaaagtggacacaaatctcttttgcaaaacctttaagaatgatattctggttgtgcaaatttatgttgatgatattatttttggttttGTTAATGCTTCATTGTGCAAGGATTTCGCTAAGTTAATGCAAGCAGATTTTGAAATGAGTgtgatgggagaactcaagttctttctggGGATCCAAATTGATCAACTTTCATAAGGAATGTACATTCATCAAACCAAATATACAAAGGAAGTTTTGAAGAAGTTTAACTTATTAGAATGCAAGCAAGCAAAAACTCCAATGCAGCCTACATGTATtatggagaaagaagaggtaagcaataaggtaaatcagaagctattcagaggtatgattgaCTCTCTCCTTTATCTAACCACTTCTAGACCTAATATTTTATTCAGTATCtgcttatgtgctcgcttccaatcagatcctagagaaactcacttaactgtCGTTAAGAGAATCTTTAGACATCTAAAAGGCactactaaccttggtttgttttatagaaaattaagtgaatacaaattagtaggttattgtgatgctgattaCGCTGGAGATAAAATAGAAAGAAAACGTACTTCTGGAAGTTGTCAATTTCTAGGAGACAATATGATCTCATGGTCTAGTAAGAGACAATCAATAATTGCGCTTTCAACAgctgaagctgaatatattgtAGCTTCTGTATGCAACACCCAaatactctggatgaagagtcggctggaagattatcagatatctgAGAGTAACATTTCTATTATCTATGATAATACTTTTgttatttgtttatctaagagtcctatcttgcattctagaTCTAAGCATATTGAAATTCAACATCTCTTTTTATATTGGctatgttcagaagggtatttttcatctaaaatttattgatacagactATCAATGagctgatatctttacaaaaccccttgctgaagatagattcattttcattctgaaaaacttatCTATGGCTTTTTATCCAGAATGAAAGGATGTAATTCATAATGTTCAAGTCTTCAGAACTCTAGATTAGATCCTGAGAACATATTTGTTGACTCtgaaacatgagctttctgaagtaaggaggtttcatgaatcagaaaggttctgatcagaagTAATCTTATCAATTTTTCTTCCTGATTCTGATTAGAAGTAATCTTATCAATTTTTCTTCCTGATTCTGAACAGTCGTTGCATTAAATGGTTGTCATGTCGTTTAAGTTCGTGTGATTCTAAATGGTGACAGCagtcccactttctgagcatgcgtgataaaaacgtgacacattgggtttcacaattcttggaattaggttaaacTCTTACACTTTTCCCTATGACTGCGTATTTTCACCTTGTCATcattacaattttttttataaacccacttcactcacattttcacactacgcgAACAATATTCCCACACTTTCATCTTTCAAACTAAAACACCCCTCTCTGTAAACTGTTCTCCATCTCCTTTATCTTCAACAATGGCATCTACTCAACAACAAATTTCTTCCAATTGCTCCATGGCTAATGAACACAATCCCGTCATGAAAGAGATACATTAACTCTTAACACTCATGTCAACGAGTTAATGGTTCTCTACAAAACAATTGTAGACTTCAAGAATTTGAAAGATAACGATTTTGACTTCTTTGAAACCTTGGAAGTTCAAGGAAGGAAGAACTTCTTTGAGAGACTAACTGCCCCTGTGTACCCAGTTTTGGTGAAGCAGTTTTAGGTGCATGCCACTGCAGAAAAAGAAACCACAACTTCTTATATTATGAACAAGAAGATTGTCACAACTGAGAAATCCATTGTTAACTTAATCTCTCACAATGGAAAAGGTAAAAGAATTCACAGTGCCAAGATCAATGCTAAGAGAGAAGCTGTTATCGCTCATGTCATCTTCAAAGAGGGAACCAATCTTGAGGATGATAAAGGTCCAAGTGCTAAGGATTTGACAAATAACCTAAGAGTATGGTTCAAAATCATTCTGGGTTGTATTCATCACAGGCCTAGCACCAACAGTTCTGACTATGTCACCACACGTCATAAGTTTATGCTATTATTTCTGGAGAAGGGTATCAAGTTGGCATTTCTTTTTATCTTGTTCAAGTTCATGAGGGATTCTATCAGTGAATCCAGAACTGGTGGCTCTTCGAAGAAGAATAAAAGCAAGTTCATCCCTAATGGAAGGCTCATTTCTGACATTCTAGTTGAGAATGGCCTGGTAGATGACCTTCTAGTCAGTGGGTTATCTGATGAAATTGTGAAGGACGCTCGAAATATCTTTTGAGGGAAGAATCTGAAAAGCATGGGTCTCATTTATAGGGTTGTAAGGCTAGAATTTATTCCTTCTAAGGATGATATCTGTGGGATGAGGACTCCAGTGGATAACTTCCCAATCTTCACTCATATTGATCCTCTAGAGGTTCTATAGTACTATCTGGAAAGATGTCAGAAGGATGGAATTGATCCATTGGTGAATCCTTTCAATCTACTTGAAACACATCCAGATGTTCATGGGAAGGGGAAGAAGGATTCTAGAGGAGAATGATCTTCAAGacctcagaagaagaagaagaaagttGTTGTTCTTCTAGATGAAGATGGGGTGCCTCTCAGTGAGCGCCAGAAAGCCATGCTTCAGAAGGATACATCTTGAGTTGTCCATCATTCTTCAAGAGCTTCTAACACTGCTTCTGGTAAGCTTCACAAAGCTAGCACTCATGTTATTTATGATTATGTAGTTTCCAAAAGGATCTTACCAATCCAACCTCCTTCCACTTCTCAACCCATTCTAGTTATTTCCAAAATATATGAACCAATCTTACTTCCACCTCCTCCTAAAACACCCAGTATAAAACTTGTTACAAAAACTTCTCAAGTTTGTGAAACTCTGTCATAATAACAACATCAACAGATACCACTAACACCATCTCCTTCATAGTTACAAACTTCACCCACATTCAAAGATCTCTAAGCTGAAGAATTTCGGGTATAAAGTTTCTGAAATAAAATTTCGTTATGGGTTTATTCCCTTAATGGAAATCTGGAAGTTACACAAATCACAGTTATGTCTTCCTGCTCCAGAGGTCAAAGAAGTTATTCAAGGAGTGGTGGAAGAGGTAGTTGTTCAGGAAGATGAAGTTGTTTATGGACATCAGGATTGTGTCATGGAAGAAGCTGTTGCTCAAATAGTTGTTTATGAGACTCAACAAGTTGAAGCTTCTGTTTCTCAACCTTCTAATGGAACTTCATCTGGAGATATTCCTGATGTGCTTCGGAAGACTATTGAGGAAATCAAAGTTGACAATACGTTGGTCAAAGAGCATCTGGACAAACAGGACATGATGTTTCAATTGATTCTATCTAGACTCCCCCTGCCTCCTCCTCAGAACCCTCAACCCTTTATTTTCTTAAACTTTTTGTTTGTTGCTTCTGTTTGTATCTTCTTTGTCTTTTGGCTTTATCAATGATTTTTTTCTTCTCATTATTTCTTTTATCATTTTGTCTATGTTGGTTTaattgatgacaaagggggagaaatatATCTAAGGAAAAAATTCGTAACTATTTTGATATACCTAAATTCCTAACTAAGAACCCAAATATTGTTTAATGTTTTATGCTAACAACTACTTCGAAGAATAGTTTGTTAAATGTTTTGCAGGGTTATGTTAAAAAATTAGAATGGTTATGTTCAAACACCAGAAGTTCTTATGAAGTTTCCAAGATCATAATACAAGTTACCAGTTTCTAATGAAATGGTCTTTTATATGAGTCTGTAAAACCTTCATGCTGATGATTAAGAATCTTCAAGGAATTAATATCCATGTTCTGAACTTAGAACATTGGGTACTTGGCATCAAGTTCTTCTGAAAGTCATTTTTAGAAAACTTTGGCATTGACATCTACCTATGAGGAAGAGTTTCCTCCATAGTAATCAGACTGGGCAATTAAGTTCTTGAGAAGAATTCTTAATTTTGAAAGTTCTTCTTCTCAACTAGGTTCTGAAAGTTATTTTCAACAGTTATGATATTCAAAGACAATCTAGCTCTGAAAGAGAATTTCCAAGAGAACCATATTTCAAGTTCTCACTGAAGATAACTAGCTCTAAATTTTCTTCAAAAAGAACTCAACCAAACTTCTGAAGTGAATCTAAtcagaatgttgatgttaacaaaccagtgctttggacaacatcaatcaacttctGAATATAAATCAGATTTTGTTTGAAAAATTATTATGGTACTTCAAAAAGGCTAATCAGGAAAGTGTTttttcattctgattttatctttttatggattatacatctcagggaGAACTTTGTGCTTAtgtaagatgtattcttctgtgattaccttgtacaaaattgttcatcaaaatatatgttttgtcatcatcaaaaagggggagattgctagaacaagatttggttctgcatctataccttgagttttgatgataacaatgtggtatttatgtgagaacaattttggtatcctaatggtttgttattgtgtagctttaatagtcagttctgattctgagtatatgacgtgcaacgtcatcagtttctaAATAATGAGTTCCAAATTCGCTTATGTGCCAACTATTAGAAGTTTTGAAAGATGTTCAATGTTGCTGTTGCAACGATCTTTCTGCTTCTCtgctgattcactcctgagaagcttctAAGGAAACACTATGTTGTTGCTGCAACATTCTCTTAGCTCGTGCTTCTGAACGTGACTTTGATCACCAAACTCatgaagaatggcaagctttTGAAGTTATGTTACGTAGatgaagactctgaagatctcaagccagaggattgaagttatcaaggttctgactgtagattctgaagactcttaagattctgaagatactgaagatctcaagccaaaCTACTAACATTGTtaaggttctgaccaaagattttgaagtttatgaatccaactttatgtttcttcatttcatgcttcatcaactttcatctgaagccaatgaacttgaagataagatcaaatgggaacgtgatcaaataatagatagtacaaatcaaatatcctTTTCACTACTTGATATCATGGGCAAAGGACAATACTATATatcacacatgtcactgattTTGTAGGAGAATGATAGTACAcagtatcactcctttcaccatccaacagtgGGCAGCCGTTCTATGAGCTTTCCCTATTTTGCCCTCCAACGatcttcttcttatgctatataagtgagacttgaAGACTTGAAGAAAACGCTGGCGATACACTATTTGGTATATATGATTAGCTGGGAACGAGATCCTTTTTAAGGGTGGGCATAAAAGAATAGTATAAACCTCTTTATCTTGAGAATGGTTTAAGGATAGATCCATCGGGACAAAAGATTCGGTTGTAGTTGATTTGAATGTTTGGTTGGAGTCTCCTATAAATTGTGTTATGTAAAATATTGAGTTATTTACTCTCTTTATTGTATAAGAGTTGAACACCTCTTATATTTGCTTCTAATGCAATCTTTGTTTATAAAAAGAAATGTCTTTAAATATATACATGAGTTATAATTTATTCATctttaaataatatatattatttttattctgTCTGAATTTTTTTAACGAAAGTACTATTTTTAATAGAATTAATTTCTTTCAAGTCACACATAAAATTTATTTTAGTATATGGTGTAAATCTTTTATTACTGTCAATCAATTAAAACTTCTTAatgattaaaaaaaatattttataaataacCATATATTTAAACTTATACATATGAACGAAAGTGAGTTGGTGATGTTAAATTTTTTAAGGTTAAAAGTGCTTAATTGTTAAATTCGtaaatcatatatatatatatatatatatatatatatatatatatatatatatatatatatatatatgggtcAAACTCCTTCCTTAAATATTGATCATTTTTGTTTCCTTTCAAAATCAGCGGAGGTATCTAGATCCATCATCCAAGGTCAACACTCTTGTTGTTTCCCTGAGAATCAGATCTTGATCATCATGTTCAGAACACTAGCAAGGTTTTATTAACATATTCATTCTTTTAGTTTCTAAATTCAAACCTCAAAATGACTATTTTATACATTTGATTAATTTGCAAAGTAGTTTTGAAGATTGCCTTGTGTTTTGATATTTTCTACAGGGAGTTGAAACTCAGCAACATGAGCAATGGTAGTATCAGATTGTATGCAAGTTCAATGGTTGGTGGAAGAAGGTAATAACTCTCATTAAGTCTATCTCTATCTGAATTCTTCATAAATGAGTTTCACTTTTTTATTACAGATTATGTTAGTCTAAATTTACATGAGGTGAACATCACTTACATTTTAACTATTCATGATTTTATATCACTTTAGAGGAGCCTCTTTCTGTCTCATTTAAGTTAATATAATATGATACAAAATTTAGATTTCATTTTGGTTGACATATGAAAGCAAAAGAGTAAAGAGAGACAAATAAAAAGAATGGGAAGAAACACATGGAGCAAATCCTGCAAGCTGCTTCCAATATACATGTTCTTGTGTCACGCATCTAGCAAACACAAACAGCTATCACTATTACACTCTCCacttttattttttaattattcGTCTTCAATGATTCTCTTCTCATACACTTCTAAACTAATTTTTATAATAAGCAAAATATATATATGAAAACTAAAATCACTAAGCTCTTTTTTGTTTTTCAAATCACATATACTTTTTATGTTTGGATAATATTTGGTTTAAACAAGATATTGTATTAAAATGAAGTATAAGGAATATTCAATCTAAATGCATTGTTATTTAATCTAAGATAACGGGTTAAGAGCCCAAACACTAGAATTAGATATATGAGATAATTAAGTTTTGCTGAAAAATCGATGAGATATATAAAATTATTATTAGTTTAACTTTTGTAATATGCAATAGTTAAATTGCTAAATTTTAATTTAGGATTGACTGCGTAACTAATTTTCGTTATAATATTTTATCCAATATCATATTTTTATTCATTTCGttaattttgagattttttattctttttataGATTTTCCTatatcttttatttatttattttccttaTATCAGAATATATATATCTTCGTTCTATATATTCAAATTGAATAAGTCTATTTTTCATCATCTTTTTTTAGAATAATTATTATTCTAACCttctttttaatatttttatttttattttattttgtctAATGTTATCAGACATTTAATACAACATATTTATCTCTTCTATACTTATTTTACTCTCGTGTTAATCATTGAATATTTTATCtcattcaacatcacaactctaATTGTTGTCCAATAAAATATTCTTCAACTTAAATTATACTTTTGTATCACAGAAAATCTCTGATGTCCTCCTCCATTTCAATCACCCGACTTAAATTTGATTGTGTATCTTGTCTTTtattttcccatcattttgattatacttattaaattaatttaattgattctatttattttttaattaataatagagattaattgaaatacactgtcagtgtaaaagggttttacaccatcacttaattatagacgttggatattaaaagaagtttgacttttattttaaaaatctataaagtaatacaaacgggtgatggtgatgaaccgacggtgtaaaactttttacactgacagtgtatagtaattaatctcttaaTAATAATGCTAGTTGATTGCATCTAAAAAATAAGTTCATCAATTCAATCAACGttctaaaaaaatattaattttaaacAAGTTATTATCAAATGcaattttaaaaataataaaatataaagTCTTTTAGAAAATAAAACTTTTATATTTTTAGAGTTCTAAAAGAATTGCCTTAGAAGTTTTACTTTGGGCCGGCCCAGCCACATTCGAGACCCATAATCATTTTATGTTGACATTTATATGATTTATGGTAAAATTATGTGTGTATGATAAATTTTGTGTCTCACAATCCATTTTTTTTTATCTTAGTCAATCTTTAAAATAAAACATTTAGAtgtgtttttttttctttctcttaCTTTTCAAAGTCATTTAAGGAATATACAATCTCAAGAAAATGTTGTTGGTGAATCTTTGGTCCACAACATCATTCTCCAACTTTGTGAAAAAGAAATTATGCTTTTTGATTTAGACACATTTGAAATAAAGCTGAAATAATTTACACTTAGATAAGAAGCCATCATAAATCATCATCATTTATACTCTATAGTGCTCCACTATTCCACTCAAAATCTCAAACCAAGCAAAATTACTTTTTTCACCCCCCCCTCCATATTTCCTTCCACACACCCCTGATGATTCTCATTAATTAATTCAATTTTATTCATTTTGGTTCTAAAAAGTAAGTTGGAAGGAAAAGTGGCAATCATAACAGGATCAGCAAGTGGGCTTGGAAAGGCCACAGCCCATGAATTTATCCAAAATGGGGCCCAAGTTATCATTGCGGACAACGACACTCAACTTGGGCCACAAGTTGCAAAAGAGTTAGGCCCATCAGCACAATATGTGGAGTGTGATGTCACTGTTGAAGCCCAAATAGAAGAAGTTGTAAATGTTGCCATAACAAAGTATGGTAAACTAGACATCATGTACAACAATGCTGGCATTACAGGCCCAATATTCCCACCAAGCATAACAGAATTGGACCTTGATGAATTTGAAAAAGTCATGAGAATCAATGTAACCGGAGTCATCGCCGGTATTTTTTTTTAGAGTTAAATATGTTTTTTCGTTTCgataaaattataattttttgTGTGATTTAGATGTAACTACAATAAATTCGTTATTACAGGTATAAAACACGCGGCCCGCGTGATGTTACCAAAGGGCTATGGATCAATTATTTGTACATCAAGCATAAGTGGGCTTTTTGGTGGGCTTGGACCTCATTCATACACAATTTCAAAGTCTACAATACCTGGGGTTGTGAAATCTGTGGCTAGTGAGCTATGTAAAGATGGGATTAGAGTCAATTGCATCTCACCAACTGCAATTCCTACACCAATGTCAGTGACTCAAGTTGGAAAATTTCTTCATGGTTTCACCCAAGAAGAAATAGGGGAAATGGTAAGTGGCCTTAGTGTTCTCAAAGG encodes:
- the LOC127126760 gene encoding short-chain dehydrogenase reductase 2a, encoding MFRTLARELKLSNMSNGSIRLYASSMVGGRSKLEGKVAIITGSASGLGKATAHEFIQNGAQVIIADNDTQLGPQVAKELGPSAQYVECDVTVEAQIEEVVNVAITKYGKLDIMYNNAGITGPIFPPSITELDLDEFEKVMRINVTGVIAGIKHAARVMLPKGYGSIICTSSISGLFGGLGPHSYTISKSTIPGVVKSVASELCKDGIRVNCISPTAIPTPMSVTQVGKFLHGFTQEEIGEMVSGLSVLKGAKCETIDVARAALYLASDDSKFISGHNLVIDGAYTSFKNYVFASPE